The Primulina eburnea isolate SZY01 chromosome 6, ASM2296580v1, whole genome shotgun sequence genome contains a region encoding:
- the LOC140833822 gene encoding protein NRT1/ PTR FAMILY 2.13-like, giving the protein MAMESSKENKNKDLISSSSLSSLCCNKFHCFPSKFLLTSKSPLPTSTSLPENGSKVASPQQRKPGGWKAMPFVLGNETFERLASMGLIANFMVFLLTQLHMDQVLASNVLNIWSGITNFAPLAGAFLSDAYFGRFTTIAFASFASLMGMLILTLIAWFPQLHPPTCNVQHSTNPCQSPTKFQFGILAMALGFLSIGAGGIRPCSIPFGVDQFDRNTDEGRKGINSFFNWYYTTFTVVLIIALTLVVYIQDSVSWVWGFGILTVLMVCSISLFFAGTRLYVYVKPEGSVFSGIAHVVVAAYKKRKVNILEVSGVDGTYYDPPSDKGTLGEKLHLTNKCRFLNKAAIIAEGDIQPNGSVSNPWRLCSVQQTEELKCIIKVIPIWASGIICFTAIAQQGTFTISQASKMDRRLTSNFEIPPGTLGVISMMTVGIWVPIYDRFVVPSVRKVTKLEGGITLLQRMGIGLVFSAMSMVVAGLVERMRRDSAIVHHRADGVAPMTVFWLAPQLILMGFAEAFNIIGQIEFYNKEFPENMTSLANSLFSCTMAGASYLSALIVNVVHNSTGRKGRPDWLTKDINAGKVDNFYFLIAGLGVLNLVYFLWVSRGYQYKSRMRIDSDGESDEVKKPKFDV; this is encoded by the exons ATGGCAATGGAATCCTcaaaagaaaataagaacaaggatttgatctcCTCTTCTTCCTTGTCTTCTCTTTGCTGTAATAAATTTCACTGCTTCCCCTCTAAATTTCTTCTAACTTCCAAGTCGCCGCTGCCGACATCAACGTCTCTGCCGGAAAATGGATCAAAGGTCGCATCCCCGCAGCAGAGAAAGCCTGGCGGATGGAAGGCCATGCCTTTCGTATTGG GAAATGAGACGTTTGAAAGATTGGCCTCCATGGGTTTGATTGCAAATTTTATGGTGTTCTTGTTAACACAGCTACACATGGATCAGGTGTTGGCCTCGAATGTGTTGAATATTTGGTCGGGTATCACAAATTTTGCGCCCTTGGCGGGTGCATTTCTTTCGGATGCCTACTTCGGCAGATTCACCACCATTGCTTTTGCTTCTTTCGCTTCTTTGATG GGTATGTTGATATTGACACTTATAGCGTGGTTTCCTCAGTTGCATCCTCCAACATGCAACGTTCAACATTCAACCAATCCTTGCCAGAGTCCCACCAAGTTCCAATTCGGAATCTTGGCCATGGCGTTGGGGTTTTTGTCCATCGGCGCCGGAGGCATTCGGCCATGCAGCATCCCGTTCGGTGTCGACCAGTTCGACCGCAACACAGACGAAGGACGGAAAGGGATCAACAGCTTCTTTAACTGGTATTACACCACATTCACAGTTGTTTTAATCATCGCACTTACTTTGGTGGTCTATATTCAAGATTCTGTGAGCTGGGTTTGGGGTTTCGGCATCCTTACGGTGCTCATGGTCTGCTCGATTTCACTGTTTTTCGCCGGGACGAGGCTTTATGTGTACGTAAAGCCTGAAGGTAGTGTGTTCTCTGGGATAGCACATGTGGTGGTGGCTGCATACAAGAAACGGAAGGTCAACATTCTGGAAGTTAGCGGAGTCGACGGGACATATTATGACCCACCATCGGACAAGGGGACGCTTGGGGAGAAGTTGCATTTAACAAATAAATGCAG ATTCTTGAACAAAGCAGCCATTATAGCAGAAGGTGACATTCAACCCAATGGCTCCGTCTCCAATCCATGGAGACTTTGCAGTGTCCAACAAACCGAAGAACTCAAATGTATAATCAAAGTCATTCCAATATGGGCTTCCGGCATCATCTGTTTCACTGCCATAGCACAACAAGGCACATTCACAATCTCCCAAGCCTCGAAAATGGACCGTCGACTCACCTCCAACTTCGAAATCCCCCCAGGTACACTCGGTGTCATATCCATGATGACTGTCGGGATATGGGTACCGATATACGACAGATTCGTCGTGCCCTCGGTCCGTAAAGTCACCAAACTCGAGGGTGGCATCACTCTACTCCAAAGAATGGGTATCGGACTGGTTTTCTCTGCCATGTCGATGGTTGTGGCTGGTCTAGTCGAGCGCATGCGAAGGGATTCGGCTATCGTTCATCATAGGGCTGACGGGGTTGCCCCCATGACCGTTTTCTGGCTAGCACCACAGCTTATACTGATGGGATTTGCGGAAGCATTCAATATTATCGGACAAATCGAGTTCTATAACAAAGAGTTTCCTGAAAATATGACTAGTCTGGCTAATTCTTTGTTTTCTTGTACAATGGCTGGAGCCAGTTACCTTAGTGCTCTGATTGTCAATGTCGTGCACAATTCGACGGGACGTAAGGGGCGACCTGATTGGTTAACAAAAGATATTAATGCTGGGAAAGTtgacaatttttattttcttattgcAGGGTTGGGAGTGTTGAATTTAGTGTACTTTCTTTGGGTGTCGAGGGGGTATCAGTATAAGAGTAGAATGAGAATTGATAGTGATGGAGAAAGCGATGAGGTTAAAAAGCCAAAATTTGATGTATAA